A single region of the Undibacterium piscinae genome encodes:
- a CDS encoding DUF2799 domain-containing protein translates to MSSFYKSYLKLMLLSAFALTTLSACQSTMLRVNDCKAGDWGMIGNKDGDQGLDQRFEERKKFCANVDEGKIKADSATLYQAGWEQGNFQYWKRLGEQDGRAAKAMSSFADQAASEATKKNNTPLHQLAYKQGWISGNADYWRGVGDQDGVAGRPASGESAREAEGREIGFNRLSYLEGWQTGNQAYWTRLGYLDAHDGKPDSEFKQHALSAQQTGVQVREAAYRSAWNLEIIEYWKRLGWEDATQGRDVNTRRADAKQRGLKFSETEYKQSWEQRLVQYWRDAGKEDGYGRPNQLEQRMASARQNNVFVIAQTRDVYQQAWTEQNTRYCSVDNAFAFGRSNQRMAIEVCAGAQQQRVRRALMSGQEYEVVLRQQMYRNDELNRLADRRHDAEHRLARIEREIKRDQDDKNRVTNADTANADRRREQEKRELREFLRRSYDEFEDLRRWNFRYEQQLQQIKRDIYLAVVQAYFGF, encoded by the coding sequence ATGTCGTCATTCTACAAATCGTATTTGAAATTAATGTTGCTTAGTGCGTTCGCGCTCACGACCCTGAGCGCTTGCCAGAGCACCATGTTGCGGGTCAATGACTGCAAGGCGGGTGACTGGGGCATGATAGGCAATAAAGACGGTGATCAGGGATTGGATCAGCGTTTTGAAGAGCGTAAGAAATTCTGCGCCAATGTGGATGAGGGCAAGATTAAGGCCGATTCTGCAACCCTTTATCAGGCGGGCTGGGAGCAAGGGAACTTTCAGTATTGGAAGCGCTTAGGTGAACAAGACGGCCGGGCAGCCAAAGCGATGTCGAGTTTTGCCGATCAGGCCGCCTCAGAAGCGACCAAAAAAAATAATACGCCTTTGCATCAATTGGCCTATAAGCAAGGCTGGATTAGCGGCAATGCCGATTACTGGCGCGGCGTAGGTGATCAGGACGGGGTTGCCGGACGCCCGGCGTCAGGTGAGTCGGCACGAGAAGCCGAGGGGCGCGAGATAGGCTTTAATCGCCTCAGCTATCTGGAGGGATGGCAGACCGGTAATCAGGCGTATTGGACGCGCTTGGGTTATCTGGATGCGCATGACGGTAAGCCGGATAGTGAATTCAAGCAGCATGCATTGAGCGCCCAGCAAACCGGAGTGCAGGTGCGGGAGGCAGCTTATCGTAGCGCCTGGAATCTGGAAATTATCGAGTACTGGAAGCGCTTGGGTTGGGAAGATGCGACTCAGGGACGTGACGTCAATACCCGGCGCGCCGACGCTAAGCAACGTGGCTTGAAGTTTTCTGAGACCGAGTACAAGCAGAGTTGGGAGCAGCGTTTGGTCCAGTATTGGCGCGATGCGGGCAAGGAAGATGGTTATGGCAGACCGAATCAACTTGAGCAGCGCATGGCAAGTGCCAGACAGAATAATGTCTTCGTCATCGCCCAGACGCGTGATGTGTATCAGCAGGCCTGGACTGAGCAAAACACGCGCTATTGCAGTGTCGATAATGCTTTCGCTTTCGGACGTAGCAATCAGCGTATGGCGATCGAAGTCTGTGCCGGAGCGCAGCAACAGCGCGTCAGGCGCGCCCTGATGAGCGGACAGGAATACGAGGTCGTGTTGCGCCAGCAAATGTACCGTAACGATGAGCTCAATCGCCTGGCTGACAGACGTCATGATGCCGAACATCGCCTTGCCAGAATCGAAAGGGAGATCAAGCGCGATCAGGACGATAAGAATCGCGTCACCAATGCCGATACCGCCAATGCCGATCGCCGGCGTGAGCAGGAAAAGCGTGAATTGCGCGAGTTCTTGCGGCGTAGTTACGATGAATTTGAAGACCTGCGTCGCTGGAATTTCAGGTATGAACAACAATTGCAGCAGATCAAGCGTGATATCTACCTGGCGGTCGTACAGGCGTACTTCGGCTTCTAA
- a CDS encoding DUF4102 domain-containing protein, producing MYLSVNANGARYSHMAYRLNQRRNTLASGKYPDISLLHARDQRMAARELTAS from the coding sequence ATGTATTTGTCAGTCAATGCTAATGGTGCAAGGTATTCGCATATGGCTTATCGATTAAATCAACGAAGAAACACACTAGCGTCCGGAAAATATCCTGACATATCACTCTTGCATGCAAGAGATCAACGCATGGCGGCAAGGGAGCTGACTGCATCATGA
- a CDS encoding osmoprotectant transporter activator gives MNTSIPTPASPIQTPRALLKDFQEKFVAFREYMPLTIGIDKQLIALYPEISLKLLRASLGIHTSSLRYLKTMEKATCRFDLEGNAAEEVTELHRTHATTILRERAKKMAEQRKAERAAEDAVRAAKAAEAAAQQHTEKLNQLASKFSRNS, from the coding sequence ATGAACACGTCTATTCCTACACCCGCCAGCCCAATTCAAACTCCTCGCGCTTTGCTGAAAGATTTCCAGGAGAAATTCGTAGCCTTTCGCGAATACATGCCACTGACGATAGGTATCGACAAGCAACTGATCGCCCTGTATCCGGAAATTAGCCTTAAGCTACTGCGCGCTTCACTCGGTATTCATACCAGCTCTTTGCGTTACCTGAAGACCATGGAAAAAGCGACTTGCCGCTTTGATCTGGAAGGTAATGCTGCGGAAGAGGTGACGGAATTGCACCGCACCCATGCCACCACCATCTTGCGTGAACGCGCCAAGAAAATGGCCGAGCAGCGTAAGGCAGAACGTGCGGCGGAAGACGCAGTGCGTGCCGCCAAGGCAGCCGAAGCGGCAGCGCAGCAACATACCGAAAAGCTTAATCAGCTCGCCAGTAAGTTTTCCCGCAATAGTTAA
- the cls gene encoding cardiolipin synthase, with translation MTEQQLFTAIWAVLFFIFHVGLVARAILRPHREPASRIAWVVVIAVLPIGGMIAYLLLGETSIGRRRRARARQVLALLPDVNQTAQLTADEITYRRPNIPERYEDLFRIGQSVNGFEPVGGNQARLLADSQATIDAIVADIDAAQVHVHLLFYIWLPDHSGLTVVAALKRAAARGVICRVMVDGLGSRIMLRSVYWSQMMREAGVLVATALPIGNPLLHPLRGRIDLRNHRKIVVIDHHITYCGSQNCADPEFRIKAKYAPWVDLMVRFVGPVALQNQHLFVSDWMAQVNEDISDLLSVSETLPASLSATGFSAQVIGTGPTIRYSAMPEVFETLIYAARRELFITTPYFVPDESMLAALCTSARRGVTSTIIFPARNDSWIVAAASRSYYGELLTAGVRIFEYQAGLLHAKSLTMDGDVSLIGSANMDRRSFELNYENNILLYDPVLSEKLRLRQATYLAQSRQVTLEMVQAWSVSHRLLNNTIAMFGPVL, from the coding sequence ATGACCGAACAGCAGTTATTTACCGCTATCTGGGCGGTTCTGTTTTTCATTTTCCATGTCGGACTGGTGGCGCGCGCCATCCTGCGCCCGCACCGCGAGCCGGCCTCACGCATTGCCTGGGTGGTGGTCATTGCGGTGCTGCCTATCGGCGGCATGATTGCCTACCTACTGCTGGGCGAAACCAGCATAGGGCGGCGGCGCCGCGCCCGCGCACGTCAGGTGCTGGCCTTACTGCCGGACGTCAATCAGACGGCGCAGCTCACTGCAGACGAAATTACCTACCGGCGACCAAACATTCCCGAGCGTTATGAAGACTTGTTCCGGATAGGGCAGTCGGTCAATGGCTTTGAACCTGTCGGCGGCAATCAGGCGCGCTTGCTGGCCGATTCGCAGGCAACGATAGACGCCATCGTTGCCGATATCGATGCCGCGCAAGTGCATGTGCATCTGCTTTTCTATATCTGGTTGCCCGATCATAGCGGACTTACGGTGGTAGCGGCACTCAAGCGCGCTGCTGCCCGCGGGGTAATCTGCCGTGTCATGGTCGATGGCCTGGGGTCGCGCATTATGCTGCGTTCGGTATATTGGTCGCAGATGATGCGTGAAGCCGGGGTTCTGGTCGCCACCGCCTTGCCTATCGGTAATCCCTTGCTGCACCCTTTACGTGGTCGTATCGATTTGCGCAACCACAGAAAAATCGTGGTGATAGACCATCACATCACCTATTGCGGTAGCCAGAATTGCGCTGATCCTGAGTTTCGGATCAAGGCCAAATACGCACCCTGGGTGGATTTGATGGTGCGTTTTGTAGGCCCGGTGGCGCTTCAGAATCAACATTTGTTCGTCAGCGACTGGATGGCGCAGGTCAATGAGGATATCAGTGATTTACTGAGCGTATCAGAGACGTTGCCAGCGTCGTTGTCAGCTACGGGGTTTAGCGCCCAGGTGATAGGCACCGGGCCGACAATACGCTATTCCGCCATGCCGGAAGTATTCGAAACCCTGATCTATGCGGCGCGGCGCGAACTGTTTATCACCACGCCGTATTTTGTGCCGGATGAATCTATGTTGGCCGCGCTATGCACTAGTGCGCGCCGCGGTGTGACAAGCACGATTATTTTTCCGGCACGCAATGACTCATGGATCGTGGCCGCCGCCAGTCGCAGCTATTACGGTGAATTGCTGACCGCTGGTGTCCGTATTTTTGAATATCAGGCCGGCTTGCTGCATGCCAAATCTTTGACTATGGATGGTGACGTGAGCCTGATCGGGTCAGCGAATATGGACAGGCGCAGCTTCGAGCTCAATTATGAAAACAATATCCTGTTGTATGACCCTGTGCTCAGTGAAAAACTGCGCTTGCGTCAGGCGACTTATCTGGCGCAGTCGCGCCAGGTGACGCTGGAAATGGTGCAAGCATGGTCGGTTAGTCATCGCTTGTTAAACAACACCATCGCCATGTTCGGCCCGGTGTTGTGA
- a CDS encoding acyl-CoA thioesterase: MTWDYPQAFTLPLTPSIEDIDGLRHTNNAVYVRWCETIGWAHSEALGLSLADYQRINRAMAIRRGEYDYLLPSVLGEQLTLATWLVASDGKLSMERRFQLIRDSDQATILRGRWDLVCIEVSSGKVKRMPPEFCLTYLPAMVTTMVATFTTPELASATQAN; the protein is encoded by the coding sequence ATGACCTGGGATTACCCTCAAGCTTTTACTCTGCCGCTGACTCCGTCTATTGAAGATATCGACGGGCTCCGTCACACCAATAACGCCGTGTATGTGCGCTGGTGCGAGACTATAGGCTGGGCGCACTCGGAAGCACTGGGGCTGTCTCTGGCCGATTACCAGCGCATCAACCGCGCCATGGCGATACGGCGCGGTGAATACGATTATTTATTACCTAGTGTATTGGGTGAGCAGTTGACGCTGGCTACCTGGCTGGTTGCCAGTGACGGCAAGCTGAGCATGGAACGCCGTTTTCAACTGATACGCGATAGTGACCAGGCCACCATATTGCGCGGGCGTTGGGATTTGGTCTGCATAGAAGTCAGTAGCGGCAAGGTAAAACGCATGCCACCGGAATTTTGCCTGACCTACCTGCCGGCCATGGTGACGACGATGGTGGCGACGTTTACGACGCCTGAATTAGCCAGCGCGACTCAGGCAAACTAG
- a CDS encoding ATP-binding cassette domain-containing protein — MTTPDTQKSSLSTLKGLIPFLLPYKRQFLLAGIALIVAACATLAIPYAFRQMIDLGFGGGDHNIQHVDLTFLALFGVAVILGIATAARFYMVSWLGERVTADIRNAVYSHVVIQSPEFFETTRTGEVLSRLTTDTTLIQAVVGTSISMALRNMLLFIGGLVMLFITSPKLSSIIIVLLAAVVLPIVFFGRRVRKLSRDSQDRIADASAMAGEILNAMPTVQAFTHETIEASRFSGSVENAFGTAMRRIRARSLLTVLVILLVFGAIVFVLWLGAHEVIQGRMSGGELGQFILYASIVAGAIGALSEVMGEAQRAAGATERLLELMAVQSPIQSPAQATALPARTASGASLSLSDIGFHYPSRPDTAALSHLSLTIAPGETVAVVGSSGAGKTTLFQLLLRFYDPQQGSIKLDGVNIRDLDLHVLRDSIGIVPQDTIIFSADAMENIRYGKAGATDAEVIAAAKMAAAHEFIERLPEGYQSFLGERGVRLSGGQRQRIAIARAMLKNPPLLLLDEATSALDAESERLVQGALEAAMQGRTTLIIAHRLATVQRADRIIVMEHGHIVETGSHASLVALGGIYANLASLQFNSFE, encoded by the coding sequence ATGACTACTCCCGACACGCAAAAAAGCAGCCTCTCCACACTCAAAGGACTGATCCCCTTTCTGCTCCCTTACAAGCGCCAGTTTTTACTGGCAGGGATTGCGCTGATCGTGGCTGCCTGCGCGACGCTGGCGATTCCTTATGCGTTCCGGCAAATGATAGACCTCGGTTTTGGCGGCGGCGACCACAACATCCAGCATGTGGATCTGACCTTTCTGGCACTGTTTGGCGTCGCCGTGATTCTTGGCATCGCCACTGCAGCGCGCTTTTACATGGTGTCCTGGCTGGGCGAACGCGTTACCGCCGATATCCGCAATGCGGTGTACTCGCATGTTGTCATACAAAGCCCGGAATTTTTCGAGACCACCCGCACCGGCGAAGTGCTATCGCGCCTGACTACCGACACCACCCTGATACAGGCGGTAGTGGGCACCAGCATCTCTATGGCCTTGCGCAATATGCTGCTGTTTATCGGCGGTTTGGTGATGCTGTTCATCACCAGCCCCAAACTCTCCTCCATCATTATCGTGTTGCTGGCCGCAGTAGTCTTGCCCATCGTGTTTTTTGGCCGGCGCGTACGCAAATTGTCGCGCGACTCTCAAGACCGGATTGCCGACGCCTCTGCCATGGCAGGCGAGATACTCAATGCGATGCCGACCGTACAGGCCTTCACCCATGAAACTATTGAGGCCAGCCGCTTTTCCGGCTCGGTAGAAAACGCCTTTGGCACCGCCATGCGCCGCATCCGCGCCCGCTCGCTGCTGACGGTGCTAGTGATCTTGCTGGTATTCGGCGCCATCGTCTTCGTCTTGTGGCTAGGTGCACATGAAGTGATACAAGGCCGCATGAGCGGCGGCGAACTCGGCCAATTTATCCTGTACGCCTCGATCGTCGCCGGCGCCATCGGCGCCTTGTCGGAAGTTATGGGCGAAGCGCAACGTGCCGCCGGTGCCACCGAGCGCCTGCTCGAACTGATGGCGGTGCAATCACCGATACAATCCCCGGCACAAGCAACAGCCCTGCCGGCGCGCACTGCCAGCGGCGCCAGCCTTAGCCTTTCCGATATCGGGTTTCATTACCCGTCACGCCCCGACACTGCCGCGCTTAGCCATTTATCGCTCACCATCGCCCCTGGCGAGACTGTCGCCGTGGTCGGCTCATCCGGAGCCGGCAAGACCACGCTATTCCAGTTATTGCTGCGCTTTTACGATCCTCAGCAAGGCTCCATCAAACTCGATGGCGTGAATATCCGAGATCTCGACCTGCACGTACTGCGCGACAGCATAGGCATAGTCCCGCAAGACACCATTATCTTTTCGGCCGACGCCATGGAAAACATCCGTTACGGCAAAGCCGGCGCCACCGATGCCGAAGTTATCGCCGCCGCAAAAATGGCCGCCGCCCATGAATTCATCGAACGCCTGCCGGAAGGCTACCAATCCTTCCTCGGCGAGCGCGGCGTGCGCCTATCCGGCGGTCAGCGCCAGCGTATCGCGATCGCCCGCGCCATGCTGAAGAACCCACCACTACTATTGCTGGACGAAGCCACCAGCGCGCTCGATGCAGAATCGGAACGCTTGGTACAAGGCGCGCTGGAAGCGGCAATGCAAGGACGCACTACCTTGATCATTGCGCACCGCCTGGCCACCGTGCAACGCGCCGATCGCATCATCGTCATGGAACATGGCCATATCGTCGAAACCGGCAGCCACGCCTCGCTGGTGGCGCTAGGCGGCATTTACGCCAATCTGGCCTCACTGCAATTTAATAGTTTTGAGTAA